Proteins from a single region of Nomia melanderi isolate GNS246 chromosome 11, iyNomMela1, whole genome shotgun sequence:
- the LOC116433900 gene encoding 4-aminobutyrate aminotransferase, mitochondrial isoform X2 produces the protein MFKTVSNSLRKGPHASQFHRMPKAPLPGEPSKPYTLTDIPGPRSEALLDELSKIQQVGSIQYFADYQRSVGNYLADIDGNVFLDMFMQISTLPLGYNHRSILGALSCEGNQRIMANRPALGLFPGLEWPQKLQDTLLQPCVAPKGLPCVFTTTCGACSNEHAIQAAFIKYAGKLREGRDLTKEEKKSAPFNKPPGCPELSILSFEGGYHGRTFAALALTHSKYTMKTDIPSLPWPIAPFPQYLYPLDEHERENKKEDEKCLEQVEELIEKYESSAPVAGVIVEAIQCEGGDRHASSDFFHSLQNIAKKRGIPLIMDEIQTGGGATGRMWAHDYFQLDASPDIVSFSNKMQASGFYHSLEYTPEQPYKIFNTWMGDPSKILILEAVLKTIEAENLLTHVCHVSNYLLCQLNTLQQEFPQVLNSVRGRGFIIAFDLACKAMKNKLLQEIRCKGIQVGDCGTKSIRLRPCLIFGEYHADIFLESLRCCIQELSKS, from the exons ATGTtcaaaactgtatcaaactctCTTAGAAAAGGTCCACATGCTAGCC AGTTTCATCGCATGCCAAAAGCACCTTTGCCTGGAGAACCATCAAAACCGTACACGCTCACAGACATTCCTGGACCAAGATCAGAAGCTCTCCTCGATGAACTTTCTAAAATTCAG CAAGTGGGCTCCATTCAATATTTTGCAGACTATCAGAGATCTGTTGGAAATTACCTAGCAGATATCGATGGAAACGTTTTCTTGGacatgtttatgcaaatttctaCTCTTCCTCTTGGGTATAATCACCGATCAATCTTGGGTGCTCTATCGTGTGAAGGAAATCAG cGCATCATGGCAAATAGGCCGGCATTAGGACTATTTCCTGGATTGGAATGGCCACAGAAACTTCAGGATACATTACTTCAACCATGC GTAGCCCCGAAGGGACTGCCATGTGTTTTCACAACAACTTGTGGTGCTTGTTCAAACGAACACGCTATACAAGCAGCATTTATAAAATATGCAGGGAAACTTCGTGAAGGAAGAGATCTGacaaaggaagaaaagaaaagtgcTCCATTTAATAAACCACCCGGTTGTCCTGAATTGTCCATTCTTTCTTTTGAAG gAGGATATCATGGTAGGACGTTTGCTGCGTTGGCACTAACACACTCTAAGTATACCATGAAAACAGATATACCTTCTCTTCCATGGCCAATAGCACCTTTCCCACAATATTTGTATCCGTTAGATGAACATGAAAGggaaaataagaaagaagatGAGAAATGCTTAGAGCAG GTAGAAGAATTGATAGAGAAATATGAAAGTTCAGCGCCAGTAGCTGGTGTCATAGTGGAAGCAATACAATGCGAGGGAGGAGACAGACACGCTTCATCCGATTTCTTCCATTCCTTGCAGAACATTGCCAAAAAG AGAGGTATTCCTTTAATAATGGACGAAATACAAACTGGAGGTGGTGCGACAGGACGAATGTGGGCTcacgattattttcaattggATGCATCTCCTGACATTGTCAGCTTTAGCAACAAAATGCAAGCAAGCGGCTTTTATCACTCCCTTGAATACAC GCCTGAGCAACCGTATAAGATTTTCAATACTTGGATGGGTGATCCgagcaaaatattaatactagaagCAGTACTAAAAACTATTGAAGctgaaaatttattaactcaCGTTTGCCACGTcagtaattatttactttgtcaGTTAAATACATTGCAACAAGAGTTTCCGCAAGTTCTAAACTCTGTAAGAGGTAGAGGTTTCATAATTGCATTTGACCTGGCATGTAAagctatgaaaaataaattattacaggaAATACGTTGTAAAG GCATTCAGGTCGGAGATTGTGGTACCAAATCAATTCGATTGAGACCATGCTTAATATTTGGAGAATATCACGCCGACATCTTCCTAGAAAGTCTACGTTGCTGTATACAAGAACTCTCAAAAAGCTGA
- the LOC116433900 gene encoding 4-aminobutyrate aminotransferase, mitochondrial isoform X1, with product MFKTVSNSLRKGPHASQFHRMPKAPLPGEPSKPYTLTDIPGPRSEALLDELSKIQQVGSIQYFADYQRSVGNYLADIDGNVFLDMFMQISTLPLGYNHRSILGALSCEGNQRIMANRPALGLFPGLEWPQKLQDTLLQPCVAPKGLPCVFTTTCGACSNEHAIQAAFIKYAGKLREGRDLTKEEKKSAPFNKPPGCPELSILSFEGGYHGRTFAALALTHSKYTMKTDIPSLPWPIAPFPQYLYPLDEHERENKKEDEKCLEQVEELIEKYESSAPVAGVIVEAIQCEGGDRHASSDFFHSLQNIAKKRGIPLIMDEIQTGGGATGRMWAHDYFQLDASPDIVSFSNKMQASGFYHSLEYTPEQPYKIFNTWMGDPSKILILEAVLKTIEAENLLTHVCHVSNYLLCQLNTLQQEFPQVLNSVRGRGFIIAFDLACKAMKNKLLQEIRCKGKREYSVYLVLTFCYCNEYHKYLLTQGIQVGDCGTKSIRLRPCLIFGEYHADIFLESLRCCIQELSKS from the exons ATGTtcaaaactgtatcaaactctCTTAGAAAAGGTCCACATGCTAGCC AGTTTCATCGCATGCCAAAAGCACCTTTGCCTGGAGAACCATCAAAACCGTACACGCTCACAGACATTCCTGGACCAAGATCAGAAGCTCTCCTCGATGAACTTTCTAAAATTCAG CAAGTGGGCTCCATTCAATATTTTGCAGACTATCAGAGATCTGTTGGAAATTACCTAGCAGATATCGATGGAAACGTTTTCTTGGacatgtttatgcaaatttctaCTCTTCCTCTTGGGTATAATCACCGATCAATCTTGGGTGCTCTATCGTGTGAAGGAAATCAG cGCATCATGGCAAATAGGCCGGCATTAGGACTATTTCCTGGATTGGAATGGCCACAGAAACTTCAGGATACATTACTTCAACCATGC GTAGCCCCGAAGGGACTGCCATGTGTTTTCACAACAACTTGTGGTGCTTGTTCAAACGAACACGCTATACAAGCAGCATTTATAAAATATGCAGGGAAACTTCGTGAAGGAAGAGATCTGacaaaggaagaaaagaaaagtgcTCCATTTAATAAACCACCCGGTTGTCCTGAATTGTCCATTCTTTCTTTTGAAG gAGGATATCATGGTAGGACGTTTGCTGCGTTGGCACTAACACACTCTAAGTATACCATGAAAACAGATATACCTTCTCTTCCATGGCCAATAGCACCTTTCCCACAATATTTGTATCCGTTAGATGAACATGAAAGggaaaataagaaagaagatGAGAAATGCTTAGAGCAG GTAGAAGAATTGATAGAGAAATATGAAAGTTCAGCGCCAGTAGCTGGTGTCATAGTGGAAGCAATACAATGCGAGGGAGGAGACAGACACGCTTCATCCGATTTCTTCCATTCCTTGCAGAACATTGCCAAAAAG AGAGGTATTCCTTTAATAATGGACGAAATACAAACTGGAGGTGGTGCGACAGGACGAATGTGGGCTcacgattattttcaattggATGCATCTCCTGACATTGTCAGCTTTAGCAACAAAATGCAAGCAAGCGGCTTTTATCACTCCCTTGAATACAC GCCTGAGCAACCGTATAAGATTTTCAATACTTGGATGGGTGATCCgagcaaaatattaatactagaagCAGTACTAAAAACTATTGAAGctgaaaatttattaactcaCGTTTGCCACGTcagtaattatttactttgtcaGTTAAATACATTGCAACAAGAGTTTCCGCAAGTTCTAAACTCTGTAAGAGGTAGAGGTTTCATAATTGCATTTGACCTGGCATGTAAagctatgaaaaataaattattacaggaAATACGTTGTAAAGGTAAACGAGAATACAGTGTATATTTAGTATTAACATTCTGTTATTGCAATGAGTATCACAAGTATCTATTAACGCAAGGCATTCAGGTCGGAGATTGTGGTACCAAATCAATTCGATTGAGACCATGCTTAATATTTGGAGAATATCACGCCGACATCTTCCTAGAAAGTCTACGTTGCTGTATACAAGAACTCTCAAAAAGCTGA
- the LOC116433900 gene encoding 4-aminobutyrate aminotransferase, mitochondrial isoform X3, translating to MFMQISTLPLGYNHRSILGALSCEGNQRIMANRPALGLFPGLEWPQKLQDTLLQPCVAPKGLPCVFTTTCGACSNEHAIQAAFIKYAGKLREGRDLTKEEKKSAPFNKPPGCPELSILSFEGGYHGRTFAALALTHSKYTMKTDIPSLPWPIAPFPQYLYPLDEHERENKKEDEKCLEQVEELIEKYESSAPVAGVIVEAIQCEGGDRHASSDFFHSLQNIAKKRGIPLIMDEIQTGGGATGRMWAHDYFQLDASPDIVSFSNKMQASGFYHSLEYTPEQPYKIFNTWMGDPSKILILEAVLKTIEAENLLTHVCHVSNYLLCQLNTLQQEFPQVLNSVRGRGFIIAFDLACKAMKNKLLQEIRCKGKREYSVYLVLTFCYCNEYHKYLLTQGIQVGDCGTKSIRLRPCLIFGEYHADIFLESLRCCIQELSKS from the exons atgtttatgcaaatttctaCTCTTCCTCTTGGGTATAATCACCGATCAATCTTGGGTGCTCTATCGTGTGAAGGAAATCAG cGCATCATGGCAAATAGGCCGGCATTAGGACTATTTCCTGGATTGGAATGGCCACAGAAACTTCAGGATACATTACTTCAACCATGC GTAGCCCCGAAGGGACTGCCATGTGTTTTCACAACAACTTGTGGTGCTTGTTCAAACGAACACGCTATACAAGCAGCATTTATAAAATATGCAGGGAAACTTCGTGAAGGAAGAGATCTGacaaaggaagaaaagaaaagtgcTCCATTTAATAAACCACCCGGTTGTCCTGAATTGTCCATTCTTTCTTTTGAAG gAGGATATCATGGTAGGACGTTTGCTGCGTTGGCACTAACACACTCTAAGTATACCATGAAAACAGATATACCTTCTCTTCCATGGCCAATAGCACCTTTCCCACAATATTTGTATCCGTTAGATGAACATGAAAGggaaaataagaaagaagatGAGAAATGCTTAGAGCAG GTAGAAGAATTGATAGAGAAATATGAAAGTTCAGCGCCAGTAGCTGGTGTCATAGTGGAAGCAATACAATGCGAGGGAGGAGACAGACACGCTTCATCCGATTTCTTCCATTCCTTGCAGAACATTGCCAAAAAG AGAGGTATTCCTTTAATAATGGACGAAATACAAACTGGAGGTGGTGCGACAGGACGAATGTGGGCTcacgattattttcaattggATGCATCTCCTGACATTGTCAGCTTTAGCAACAAAATGCAAGCAAGCGGCTTTTATCACTCCCTTGAATACAC GCCTGAGCAACCGTATAAGATTTTCAATACTTGGATGGGTGATCCgagcaaaatattaatactagaagCAGTACTAAAAACTATTGAAGctgaaaatttattaactcaCGTTTGCCACGTcagtaattatttactttgtcaGTTAAATACATTGCAACAAGAGTTTCCGCAAGTTCTAAACTCTGTAAGAGGTAGAGGTTTCATAATTGCATTTGACCTGGCATGTAAagctatgaaaaataaattattacaggaAATACGTTGTAAAGGTAAACGAGAATACAGTGTATATTTAGTATTAACATTCTGTTATTGCAATGAGTATCACAAGTATCTATTAACGCAAGGCATTCAGGTCGGAGATTGTGGTACCAAATCAATTCGATTGAGACCATGCTTAATATTTGGAGAATATCACGCCGACATCTTCCTAGAAAGTCTACGTTGCTGTATACAAGAACTCTCAAAAAGCTGA